A region from the Palaemon carinicauda isolate YSFRI2023 chromosome 9, ASM3689809v2, whole genome shotgun sequence genome encodes:
- the LOC137646347 gene encoding KRAB-A domain-containing protein 2-like — MTKGVVVKPILSTEFSSRGQFDLIDMQFMSCRTFKWIMVYLDHLTKFCVLCPLTSKRAAEVAFQLADIFLLLGAPIVHGKSRHPQSQGSVERANGDIKDILVAWMADNNSTDWGTGIKFVQFSKNSAYHAGIKRSPYAAMFSVNAQVGLTSTSLPQ; from the exons ATGACAAAGGGTGTCGTAGTTAAACCTATTCTGAGTACTGAATTTTCATCACGTGGCCAGTTTGATCTCATAGACATGCAGTTTATGTCATGTAGAACCTTCAAGTGGATTATGGTGTACCTAGACCATCTGACAAAGTTCTGCGTTCTATGTCCGCTCACATCAAAGCGTGCAGCTGAAGTAGCATTCCAACTTGCTGATATCTTTTTACTTCTGGGTGCTCCT ATCGTTCACGGCAAGTCTagacacccacagagccaaggctcTGTTGAGCGAGCAAATGGTGACATAAAAGACATACTTGTAGCGTGGATGGCTGACAACAACTCAACTGACTGGGGTACAGGCatcaaatttgttcagttttccaagAATTCGGCTTACCATGCAGGGATCAAAAGAAGTCCATATGCTGCAATGTTCAGTGTGAATGCTCAAGTCGGACTGACGTCAACATCACTTCCACAATAA